A window from Bos mutus isolate GX-2022 chromosome 1, NWIPB_WYAK_1.1, whole genome shotgun sequence encodes these proteins:
- the CHRD gene encoding chordin isoform X3, with protein MPSFPAPPAPLLLLGLLLLGSRPARGAGPEHPALPIRPEKEPLPIRGAAGCSFGGKVYALDETWHPDLGEPFGVMRCVLCACEAPQWGRRARGAGRVSCKNIKPECPTLACGQPRQLPGHCCQTCPQEHSSPEKQPTGLAFEYPRDPEHRSYSDRGEPGAEDRGRGDGHTDFVALLTGPRSQAVARARVSLQRSSLRFSISYRRLDRPTRIRFSDSTGSILFEHPAAPTQDGLVCGVWRAVPRLSLRLLRAEQLYVALVTPTQPSGEVWGPLIRHRALAAETFSAILTLEGPPQPGIGGIALLTLSDTEDSLHFLLLFRGLLESRSGGPAQVPLRLQILHQGKLLRELQANASAQEPGFAEVLPNLTAQEMDWLVLGELQMALERASGPGLRISGHIAARQSCDVLQSVLCGADALIPVQTGAAGSASLTLLGNGSLIYQVQVVGTGSEVMAMTLETKPQRRNQHTVLCHMVGLQPGGHRAVGICPGLGARGAHMLLQNELFLNVGTKDFPDGELRGHVAALPYSGHSARHDTLPVPLAGALVLPPVQSQAAGHAWLSLDTHCHLHYEVLLAGLGGSEQGTITAHLLGPPGMPGPRRLLKGFYGPEVHIANQCEVGGLRLAAAGDKEMQAPGALEAVAAMVAPLPAVPGPDTPAPARPGGPSRLRDPNTCFFEGQQRPHGARWAPNYDPLCSLCICQRRTVICDPVVCPPPSCPSPVQAPDQCCPVCPEKQDVKDLPGLPRNRDPGEGCYFDGDRSWRAAGTRWHPVVPPFGLIKCAVCTCKGGTGEVHCEKVQCPRLACAQPVRANPTDCCKQCPVGSGGHPQLGDPMQADGPRGCRFAGQWFPESQSWHPSVPPFGEMSCITCRCGAGVPHCERDDCSPPLSCGPGKESRCCSHCTPRRRPAPETRTVPELGKEDEGS; from the exons ATGCCGAGCTTCCCGGCCCCGCCGGCCCCGCTGCTGCTCCTCGGGCTTCTGCTGCTCGGCTCCCGGCCGGCCCGCGGCGCCGGCCCCGAGCACCCCGCGCTGCCTATCCGGCCCGAGAAGGAGCCGCTGCCCATTCGGGGAGCAGCAG GCTGCTCCTTCGGCGGGAAGGTCTATGCCTTGGACGAGACGTGGCACCCGGACCTGGGGGAGCCCTTCGGGGTGATGCGCTGCGTGCTCTGCGCCTGCGAGGCG CCTCAGTGGGGTCGCCGCGCAAGGGGCGCAGGCAGGGTCAGCTGCAAGAACATCAAACCCGAGTGCCCAACCCTGGCCTGCGGGCAGCCGCGCCAGCTGCCTGGACACTGCTGCCAGACCTGCCCCCAGG AGCACAGCAGTCCAGAAAAGCAGCCGACGGGCCTGGCCTTCGAGTATCCACGCGACCCAGAGCACCGAAGCTACAGCGACCGCGGGGAGCCAGGAGCTGAGGATCGGGGGCGTGGAGACGGCCACACGG ACTTCGTGGCGCTGCTGACAGGGCCAAGGTCGCAAGCGGTGGCGCGGGCTCGAGTGTCGCTGCAGCGCTCCAGTCTGCGGTTCTCCATCTCCTACCGGCg GCTGGACCGCCCTACCCGAATCCGCTTCTCTGACTCCACTGGCAGCATCCTGTTTGAACACCCTGCAGCCCCCACCCAAGATGGCCTG GTCTGCGGGGTGTGGCGGGCAGTGCCTCGGTTGTCCCTGCGACTCCTTAGGGCAGAGCAGCTGTATGTGGCACTTGTGACACCCACTCAACCTTCAGGGGAGGTCTGGGGACCTCTCATTCGGCACCGGGCCCTGGCTGCAG AGACCTTCAGTGCCATCCTGACCCTGGAAGGCCCCCCACAGCCAGGCATAGGGGGCATCGCCCTACTCACTCTCAGTGACACAGAGGACTCCTTGCACTTTCTGCTGCTCTTCCGTGGGCTCCTGGAGTCCAGGAGTGGGG GACCAGCCCAGGTTCCCCTGCGGCTCCAGATTCTACACCAGGGGAAGCTACTGCGAGAGCTCCAAGCCAATGCTTCAGCCCAG gaACCGGGCTTTGCTGAAGTGCTGCCCAACCTGACAGCCCAGGAGATGGACTGGCTGGTGCTGGGAGAGCTGCAGATGGCCCTAGAGAGGGCAAGTGGGCCAGGGCTACGCATCAGTGGACACATTGCAGCCAGGCAGAGCTGCGATG TCCTGCAAAGTGTCCTTTGCGGGGCGGATGCCCTGATCCCAGTTCAGACGGGTGCAGCGGGCTCAGCCAGCCTTACACTGCTAGGAAACGGCTCCCTGATCTACCAA GTACAGGTGGTAGGTACAGGCAGTGAGGTGATGGCCATGACGCTGGAGACCAAGCCTCAGCGGAGGAACCAGCACACTGTCCTATGCCACATGGTTGGACTCCAGCCGGGAGGACACAGG GCTGTGGGTATCTGCCCTGGGCTGGGTGCCCGGGGGGCTCATATGCTGCTGCAGAATGAACTGTTCCTGAACGTGGGCACCAAGGACTTCCCAGATGGAGAACTGCGGGGCCACGTGGCCGCCCTGCCCTACAGTGGGCACAGCGCCCGCCATGACA CACTGCCTGTGCCCCTGGCAGGAGCCCTGGTGTTGCCCCCGGTGCAGAGCCAGGCAGCAGGGCACGCCTGGCTCTCCCTGGACACCCACTGTCACCTGCACTATGAAGTGCTGCTGGCAGGGCTTGGTGGCTCAGAACAGGGCACCATCACTGCCCACCTCCTCGGGCCTCCTGGAATGCCAGGGCCCCGGCGGCTGCTGAAGGGATTCTATGGCCCGGAG GTGCACATTGCCAACCAATGCGAGGTGGGCGGCCTGCGCCTGGCGGCAGCGGGAGACAAAGAAATGCAGGCGCCTGGGGCTCTGGAGGCAGTGGCGGCCATGGTGGCCCCACTGCCCGCTGTGCCGGGCCCAGACACCCCAGCGCCAGCCAGACCAGGTGGCCCCAGTCGGCTCCGAGACCCCAACACCTGCTTCTTTGAGGGGCAGCAGCGCCCCCACGGGGCTCGCTGGGCTCCTAACTATGACCCGCTCTGCTCACTCTGCATCTGCCAG AGACGCACGGTGATTTGTGACCCCGTGGTGTGCCCGCCGCCCAGCTGTCCAAGCCCAGTGCAGGCACCAGACCAGTGCTGCCCTGTGTGCCCGG AGAAACAAGATGTCAAAGACCTCCCGGGGCTGCCAAGGAACAGGGACCCTGGCGAGG GCTGCTATTTTGACGGTGACCGGAGCTGGCGGGCAGCAGGCACCCGATGGCACCCTGTCGTGCCCCCATTTGGGTTAATTAAGTGTGCTGTCTGCACCTGCAAG GGGGGCACTGGGGAGGTACACTGTGAGAAGGTGCAGTGTCCCCGGCTGGCCTGCGCCCAGCCCGTCCGCGCCAACCCCACTGACTGCTGCAAGCAGTGTCCAG TGGGGTCAGGGGGCCACCCCCAACTGGGGGACCCCATGCAGGCTGATGGGCCCCGAGGCTGCCGTTTTGCAGGGCAGTGGTTCCCAGAGAGCCAGAGCTGGCACCCTTCGGTGCCCCCCTTTGGGGAGATGAGCTGTATTACCTGCAGATGTGGG GCAGGGGTGCCCCACTGTGAGCGGGATGACTGTTCACCGCCACTGTCCTGCGGCCCAGGGAAGGAGAGCCGCTGCTGCTCCCACTGCACACCCCGGCGGCGGC CAGCCCCAGAGACCAGGACAGTCCCAGAGCTTGGGAAAGAAGATGAAGGCTCCTAG
- the CHRD gene encoding chordin isoform X2, whose product MPSFPAPPAPLLLLGLLLLGSRPARGAGPEHPALPIRPEKEPLPIRGAAGCSFGGKVYALDETWHPDLGEPFGVMRCVLCACEAPQWGRRARGAGRVSCKNIKPECPTLACGQPRQLPGHCCQTCPQEHSSPEKQPTGLAFEYPRDPEHRSYSDRGEPGAEDRGRGDGHTDFVALLTGPRSQAVARARVSLQRSSLRFSISYRRLDRPTRIRFSDSTGSILFEHPAAPTQDGLVCGVWRAVPRLSLRLLRAEQLYVALVTPTQPSGEVWGPLIRHRALAAETFSAILTLEGPPQPGIGGIALLTLSDTEDSLHFLLLFRGLLESRSGGPAQVPLRLQILHQGKLLRELQANASAQEPGFAEVLPNLTAQEMDWLVLGELQMALERASGPGLRISGHIAARQSCDVLQSVLCGADALIPVQTGAAGSASLTLLGNGSLIYQVQVVGTGSEVMAMTLETKPQRRNQHTVLCHMVGLQPGGHRAVGICPGLGARGAHMLLQNELFLNVGTKDFPDGELRGHVAALPYSGHSARHDTLPVPLAGALVLPPVQSQAAGHAWLSLDTHCHLHYEVLLAGLGGSEQGTITAHLLGPPGMPGPRRLLKGFYGPEAQGVVKDLEPELLRHLAQGSASLLITTKGSPQGELRGQVHIANQCEVGGLRLAAAGDKEMQAPGALEAVAAMVAPLPAVPGPDTPAPARPGGPSRLRDPNTCFFEGQQRPHGARWAPNYDPLCSLCICQRRTVICDPVVCPPPSCPSPVQAPDQCCPVCPEKQDVKDLPGLPRNRDPGEGCYFDGDRSWRAAGTRWHPVVPPFGLIKCAVCTCKGGTGEVHCEKVQCPRLACAQPVRANPTDCCKQCPVGSGGHPQLGDPMQADGPRGCRFAGQWFPESQSWHPSVPPFGEMSCITCRCGAGVPHCERDDCSPPLSCGPGKESRCCSHCTPRRRPPETRTVPELGKEDEGS is encoded by the exons ATGCCGAGCTTCCCGGCCCCGCCGGCCCCGCTGCTGCTCCTCGGGCTTCTGCTGCTCGGCTCCCGGCCGGCCCGCGGCGCCGGCCCCGAGCACCCCGCGCTGCCTATCCGGCCCGAGAAGGAGCCGCTGCCCATTCGGGGAGCAGCAG GCTGCTCCTTCGGCGGGAAGGTCTATGCCTTGGACGAGACGTGGCACCCGGACCTGGGGGAGCCCTTCGGGGTGATGCGCTGCGTGCTCTGCGCCTGCGAGGCG CCTCAGTGGGGTCGCCGCGCAAGGGGCGCAGGCAGGGTCAGCTGCAAGAACATCAAACCCGAGTGCCCAACCCTGGCCTGCGGGCAGCCGCGCCAGCTGCCTGGACACTGCTGCCAGACCTGCCCCCAGG AGCACAGCAGTCCAGAAAAGCAGCCGACGGGCCTGGCCTTCGAGTATCCACGCGACCCAGAGCACCGAAGCTACAGCGACCGCGGGGAGCCAGGAGCTGAGGATCGGGGGCGTGGAGACGGCCACACGG ACTTCGTGGCGCTGCTGACAGGGCCAAGGTCGCAAGCGGTGGCGCGGGCTCGAGTGTCGCTGCAGCGCTCCAGTCTGCGGTTCTCCATCTCCTACCGGCg GCTGGACCGCCCTACCCGAATCCGCTTCTCTGACTCCACTGGCAGCATCCTGTTTGAACACCCTGCAGCCCCCACCCAAGATGGCCTG GTCTGCGGGGTGTGGCGGGCAGTGCCTCGGTTGTCCCTGCGACTCCTTAGGGCAGAGCAGCTGTATGTGGCACTTGTGACACCCACTCAACCTTCAGGGGAGGTCTGGGGACCTCTCATTCGGCACCGGGCCCTGGCTGCAG AGACCTTCAGTGCCATCCTGACCCTGGAAGGCCCCCCACAGCCAGGCATAGGGGGCATCGCCCTACTCACTCTCAGTGACACAGAGGACTCCTTGCACTTTCTGCTGCTCTTCCGTGGGCTCCTGGAGTCCAGGAGTGGGG GACCAGCCCAGGTTCCCCTGCGGCTCCAGATTCTACACCAGGGGAAGCTACTGCGAGAGCTCCAAGCCAATGCTTCAGCCCAG gaACCGGGCTTTGCTGAAGTGCTGCCCAACCTGACAGCCCAGGAGATGGACTGGCTGGTGCTGGGAGAGCTGCAGATGGCCCTAGAGAGGGCAAGTGGGCCAGGGCTACGCATCAGTGGACACATTGCAGCCAGGCAGAGCTGCGATG TCCTGCAAAGTGTCCTTTGCGGGGCGGATGCCCTGATCCCAGTTCAGACGGGTGCAGCGGGCTCAGCCAGCCTTACACTGCTAGGAAACGGCTCCCTGATCTACCAA GTACAGGTGGTAGGTACAGGCAGTGAGGTGATGGCCATGACGCTGGAGACCAAGCCTCAGCGGAGGAACCAGCACACTGTCCTATGCCACATGGTTGGACTCCAGCCGGGAGGACACAGG GCTGTGGGTATCTGCCCTGGGCTGGGTGCCCGGGGGGCTCATATGCTGCTGCAGAATGAACTGTTCCTGAACGTGGGCACCAAGGACTTCCCAGATGGAGAACTGCGGGGCCACGTGGCCGCCCTGCCCTACAGTGGGCACAGCGCCCGCCATGACA CACTGCCTGTGCCCCTGGCAGGAGCCCTGGTGTTGCCCCCGGTGCAGAGCCAGGCAGCAGGGCACGCCTGGCTCTCCCTGGACACCCACTGTCACCTGCACTATGAAGTGCTGCTGGCAGGGCTTGGTGGCTCAGAACAGGGCACCATCACTGCCCACCTCCTCGGGCCTCCTGGAATGCCAGGGCCCCGGCGGCTGCTGAAGGGATTCTATGGCCCGGAG GCCCAGGGTGTGGTGAAGGACCTGGAGCCCGAGCTGCTGCGGCACCTGGCTCAGGGCTCTGCCTCCCTGCTGATCACCACCAAGGGGAGCCCCCAAGGGGAGCTGCGAGGGCAG GTGCACATTGCCAACCAATGCGAGGTGGGCGGCCTGCGCCTGGCGGCAGCGGGAGACAAAGAAATGCAGGCGCCTGGGGCTCTGGAGGCAGTGGCGGCCATGGTGGCCCCACTGCCCGCTGTGCCGGGCCCAGACACCCCAGCGCCAGCCAGACCAGGTGGCCCCAGTCGGCTCCGAGACCCCAACACCTGCTTCTTTGAGGGGCAGCAGCGCCCCCACGGGGCTCGCTGGGCTCCTAACTATGACCCGCTCTGCTCACTCTGCATCTGCCAG AGACGCACGGTGATTTGTGACCCCGTGGTGTGCCCGCCGCCCAGCTGTCCAAGCCCAGTGCAGGCACCAGACCAGTGCTGCCCTGTGTGCCCGG AGAAACAAGATGTCAAAGACCTCCCGGGGCTGCCAAGGAACAGGGACCCTGGCGAGG GCTGCTATTTTGACGGTGACCGGAGCTGGCGGGCAGCAGGCACCCGATGGCACCCTGTCGTGCCCCCATTTGGGTTAATTAAGTGTGCTGTCTGCACCTGCAAG GGGGGCACTGGGGAGGTACACTGTGAGAAGGTGCAGTGTCCCCGGCTGGCCTGCGCCCAGCCCGTCCGCGCCAACCCCACTGACTGCTGCAAGCAGTGTCCAG TGGGGTCAGGGGGCCACCCCCAACTGGGGGACCCCATGCAGGCTGATGGGCCCCGAGGCTGCCGTTTTGCAGGGCAGTGGTTCCCAGAGAGCCAGAGCTGGCACCCTTCGGTGCCCCCCTTTGGGGAGATGAGCTGTATTACCTGCAGATGTGGG GCAGGGGTGCCCCACTGTGAGCGGGATGACTGTTCACCGCCACTGTCCTGCGGCCCAGGGAAGGAGAGCCGCTGCTGCTCCCACTGCACACCCCGGCGGCGGC CCCCAGAGACCAGGACAGTCCCAGAGCTTGGGAAAGAAGATGAAGGCTCCTAG
- the CHRD gene encoding chordin isoform X1, protein MPSFPAPPAPLLLLGLLLLGSRPARGAGPEHPALPIRPEKEPLPIRGAAGCSFGGKVYALDETWHPDLGEPFGVMRCVLCACEAPQWGRRARGAGRVSCKNIKPECPTLACGQPRQLPGHCCQTCPQEHSSPEKQPTGLAFEYPRDPEHRSYSDRGEPGAEDRGRGDGHTDFVALLTGPRSQAVARARVSLQRSSLRFSISYRRLDRPTRIRFSDSTGSILFEHPAAPTQDGLVCGVWRAVPRLSLRLLRAEQLYVALVTPTQPSGEVWGPLIRHRALAAETFSAILTLEGPPQPGIGGIALLTLSDTEDSLHFLLLFRGLLESRSGGPAQVPLRLQILHQGKLLRELQANASAQEPGFAEVLPNLTAQEMDWLVLGELQMALERASGPGLRISGHIAARQSCDVLQSVLCGADALIPVQTGAAGSASLTLLGNGSLIYQVQVVGTGSEVMAMTLETKPQRRNQHTVLCHMVGLQPGGHRAVGICPGLGARGAHMLLQNELFLNVGTKDFPDGELRGHVAALPYSGHSARHDTLPVPLAGALVLPPVQSQAAGHAWLSLDTHCHLHYEVLLAGLGGSEQGTITAHLLGPPGMPGPRRLLKGFYGPEAQGVVKDLEPELLRHLAQGSASLLITTKGSPQGELRGQVHIANQCEVGGLRLAAAGDKEMQAPGALEAVAAMVAPLPAVPGPDTPAPARPGGPSRLRDPNTCFFEGQQRPHGARWAPNYDPLCSLCICQRRTVICDPVVCPPPSCPSPVQAPDQCCPVCPEKQDVKDLPGLPRNRDPGEGCYFDGDRSWRAAGTRWHPVVPPFGLIKCAVCTCKGGTGEVHCEKVQCPRLACAQPVRANPTDCCKQCPVGSGGHPQLGDPMQADGPRGCRFAGQWFPESQSWHPSVPPFGEMSCITCRCGAGVPHCERDDCSPPLSCGPGKESRCCSHCTPRRRPAPETRTVPELGKEDEGS, encoded by the exons ATGCCGAGCTTCCCGGCCCCGCCGGCCCCGCTGCTGCTCCTCGGGCTTCTGCTGCTCGGCTCCCGGCCGGCCCGCGGCGCCGGCCCCGAGCACCCCGCGCTGCCTATCCGGCCCGAGAAGGAGCCGCTGCCCATTCGGGGAGCAGCAG GCTGCTCCTTCGGCGGGAAGGTCTATGCCTTGGACGAGACGTGGCACCCGGACCTGGGGGAGCCCTTCGGGGTGATGCGCTGCGTGCTCTGCGCCTGCGAGGCG CCTCAGTGGGGTCGCCGCGCAAGGGGCGCAGGCAGGGTCAGCTGCAAGAACATCAAACCCGAGTGCCCAACCCTGGCCTGCGGGCAGCCGCGCCAGCTGCCTGGACACTGCTGCCAGACCTGCCCCCAGG AGCACAGCAGTCCAGAAAAGCAGCCGACGGGCCTGGCCTTCGAGTATCCACGCGACCCAGAGCACCGAAGCTACAGCGACCGCGGGGAGCCAGGAGCTGAGGATCGGGGGCGTGGAGACGGCCACACGG ACTTCGTGGCGCTGCTGACAGGGCCAAGGTCGCAAGCGGTGGCGCGGGCTCGAGTGTCGCTGCAGCGCTCCAGTCTGCGGTTCTCCATCTCCTACCGGCg GCTGGACCGCCCTACCCGAATCCGCTTCTCTGACTCCACTGGCAGCATCCTGTTTGAACACCCTGCAGCCCCCACCCAAGATGGCCTG GTCTGCGGGGTGTGGCGGGCAGTGCCTCGGTTGTCCCTGCGACTCCTTAGGGCAGAGCAGCTGTATGTGGCACTTGTGACACCCACTCAACCTTCAGGGGAGGTCTGGGGACCTCTCATTCGGCACCGGGCCCTGGCTGCAG AGACCTTCAGTGCCATCCTGACCCTGGAAGGCCCCCCACAGCCAGGCATAGGGGGCATCGCCCTACTCACTCTCAGTGACACAGAGGACTCCTTGCACTTTCTGCTGCTCTTCCGTGGGCTCCTGGAGTCCAGGAGTGGGG GACCAGCCCAGGTTCCCCTGCGGCTCCAGATTCTACACCAGGGGAAGCTACTGCGAGAGCTCCAAGCCAATGCTTCAGCCCAG gaACCGGGCTTTGCTGAAGTGCTGCCCAACCTGACAGCCCAGGAGATGGACTGGCTGGTGCTGGGAGAGCTGCAGATGGCCCTAGAGAGGGCAAGTGGGCCAGGGCTACGCATCAGTGGACACATTGCAGCCAGGCAGAGCTGCGATG TCCTGCAAAGTGTCCTTTGCGGGGCGGATGCCCTGATCCCAGTTCAGACGGGTGCAGCGGGCTCAGCCAGCCTTACACTGCTAGGAAACGGCTCCCTGATCTACCAA GTACAGGTGGTAGGTACAGGCAGTGAGGTGATGGCCATGACGCTGGAGACCAAGCCTCAGCGGAGGAACCAGCACACTGTCCTATGCCACATGGTTGGACTCCAGCCGGGAGGACACAGG GCTGTGGGTATCTGCCCTGGGCTGGGTGCCCGGGGGGCTCATATGCTGCTGCAGAATGAACTGTTCCTGAACGTGGGCACCAAGGACTTCCCAGATGGAGAACTGCGGGGCCACGTGGCCGCCCTGCCCTACAGTGGGCACAGCGCCCGCCATGACA CACTGCCTGTGCCCCTGGCAGGAGCCCTGGTGTTGCCCCCGGTGCAGAGCCAGGCAGCAGGGCACGCCTGGCTCTCCCTGGACACCCACTGTCACCTGCACTATGAAGTGCTGCTGGCAGGGCTTGGTGGCTCAGAACAGGGCACCATCACTGCCCACCTCCTCGGGCCTCCTGGAATGCCAGGGCCCCGGCGGCTGCTGAAGGGATTCTATGGCCCGGAG GCCCAGGGTGTGGTGAAGGACCTGGAGCCCGAGCTGCTGCGGCACCTGGCTCAGGGCTCTGCCTCCCTGCTGATCACCACCAAGGGGAGCCCCCAAGGGGAGCTGCGAGGGCAG GTGCACATTGCCAACCAATGCGAGGTGGGCGGCCTGCGCCTGGCGGCAGCGGGAGACAAAGAAATGCAGGCGCCTGGGGCTCTGGAGGCAGTGGCGGCCATGGTGGCCCCACTGCCCGCTGTGCCGGGCCCAGACACCCCAGCGCCAGCCAGACCAGGTGGCCCCAGTCGGCTCCGAGACCCCAACACCTGCTTCTTTGAGGGGCAGCAGCGCCCCCACGGGGCTCGCTGGGCTCCTAACTATGACCCGCTCTGCTCACTCTGCATCTGCCAG AGACGCACGGTGATTTGTGACCCCGTGGTGTGCCCGCCGCCCAGCTGTCCAAGCCCAGTGCAGGCACCAGACCAGTGCTGCCCTGTGTGCCCGG AGAAACAAGATGTCAAAGACCTCCCGGGGCTGCCAAGGAACAGGGACCCTGGCGAGG GCTGCTATTTTGACGGTGACCGGAGCTGGCGGGCAGCAGGCACCCGATGGCACCCTGTCGTGCCCCCATTTGGGTTAATTAAGTGTGCTGTCTGCACCTGCAAG GGGGGCACTGGGGAGGTACACTGTGAGAAGGTGCAGTGTCCCCGGCTGGCCTGCGCCCAGCCCGTCCGCGCCAACCCCACTGACTGCTGCAAGCAGTGTCCAG TGGGGTCAGGGGGCCACCCCCAACTGGGGGACCCCATGCAGGCTGATGGGCCCCGAGGCTGCCGTTTTGCAGGGCAGTGGTTCCCAGAGAGCCAGAGCTGGCACCCTTCGGTGCCCCCCTTTGGGGAGATGAGCTGTATTACCTGCAGATGTGGG GCAGGGGTGCCCCACTGTGAGCGGGATGACTGTTCACCGCCACTGTCCTGCGGCCCAGGGAAGGAGAGCCGCTGCTGCTCCCACTGCACACCCCGGCGGCGGC CAGCCCCAGAGACCAGGACAGTCCCAGAGCTTGGGAAAGAAGATGAAGGCTCCTAG